A genomic segment from Nitrospira sp. encodes:
- a CDS encoding membrane protein involved in aromatic hydrocarbon degradation, giving the protein MPIPLRDRCTLFLSLTVLTAALFTFAVPVQAQTPRLQGQSASAAAMGNAFVAQADDPSALHYNPAGMTQLHGFQNLFGTSLIGGTTHFTSPTGAQVTGDRNGSIAWPPPGHLYLVANLKDLGLSALGNLTAGIGLNNPFGSLTRYPNDGPFRTAITFTTLPLLDIKPTIAYKLNDQLSVGLGADIYTFSGLFGEGHLEQKSIWPGGLGIPAGSLVELNGSDTTAGFNVSLLYTPFRNSDGKPLANIGLVYRSQAALHLTGNFLANGASVAGAAGTFVLPQVFSGGMAVWPVRTREHEWKLELDVDYTGWKSNRSIDIHLTNGALIPFPQNWQSSYSVMVGTEYRWLRIDSMPSWEVALRGGYMNQQAQIPDRTFNPGVPSANNHVPSAGIGLACHANGSLLGLIRCGDLGIGPLKPNLFSIDLSYQAGIYEVRTIVGNQNPTVNGRYDTLIHVGSLSLRFNY; this is encoded by the coding sequence ATGCCAATTCCCCTGAGAGACCGGTGTACCCTGTTTCTGTCCCTGACCGTCCTGACAGCGGCACTCTTCACGTTCGCCGTCCCGGTGCAAGCCCAAACGCCTCGCCTGCAAGGCCAGTCTGCCTCCGCTGCCGCCATGGGAAACGCCTTCGTAGCACAGGCCGATGATCCTTCGGCGCTCCATTACAATCCGGCCGGCATGACCCAACTTCATGGCTTCCAGAACCTCTTCGGTACCTCACTGATCGGCGGCACCACCCACTTCACCAGCCCGACCGGCGCTCAGGTAACCGGCGACCGTAATGGAAGCATTGCCTGGCCTCCTCCCGGCCATCTCTATCTCGTCGCCAATCTCAAAGACCTCGGACTGTCGGCTCTCGGAAATCTCACGGCCGGTATCGGCCTGAACAATCCCTTCGGTTCATTGACCAGGTATCCGAACGATGGGCCATTCCGCACCGCCATCACCTTCACGACCTTGCCGTTGCTCGACATCAAACCCACCATTGCATACAAGCTGAACGATCAGCTGTCCGTCGGGCTGGGGGCAGACATCTATACCTTCTCCGGACTGTTCGGCGAAGGTCACTTGGAACAGAAATCCATCTGGCCCGGCGGGCTCGGTATTCCCGCCGGCTCCTTAGTGGAACTGAACGGGAGCGACACGACGGCGGGGTTCAACGTCAGCCTCCTCTATACCCCGTTCCGCAACAGCGACGGCAAGCCGTTGGCCAACATCGGCCTGGTCTATCGCAGTCAGGCCGCTCTCCACCTCACCGGCAATTTTCTCGCCAACGGCGCCTCGGTGGCGGGAGCCGCCGGCACGTTCGTCTTGCCGCAGGTCTTTTCAGGCGGCATGGCGGTCTGGCCGGTCCGAACGCGGGAGCATGAATGGAAATTGGAGCTTGATGTGGACTATACGGGGTGGAAATCCAACCGGAGCATCGATATCCATTTGACCAACGGCGCCCTCATCCCCTTCCCGCAAAATTGGCAGAGCAGCTATTCGGTCATGGTCGGCACCGAATATCGATGGCTCCGCATCGACTCGATGCCGAGTTGGGAGGTGGCTCTGCGAGGCGGCTATATGAACCAGCAGGCTCAAATTCCCGATCGCACCTTCAATCCCGGAGTGCCCTCCGCCAACAACCACGTTCCATCGGCAGGAATCGGGTTAGCCTGTCATGCGAACGGTTCCCTCCTCGGGCTGATACGATGCGGCGACTTAGGCATCGGCCCGTTGAAGCCGAATCTGTTCTCCATCGACCTTTCCTACCAAGCCGGGATCTATGAAGTACGCACCATCGTCGGAAACCAGAATCCGACCGTGAACGGACGATACGACACTCTGATCCACGTCGGTTCGTTGTCCTTACGTTTCAATTACTGA
- a CDS encoding Histidine kinase, with translation MTELLSKDHSILERPFMEFRPFGLDERGEKIGDISGVIVQSNVEYLCDCISLAAGPEAGEHAVQELCRLLNGRLRDSTYHVTPEQLKNAWNSYSYEFGCYLREFCEQLSGDPQFHLKVARVRKIPPIIQILLRPFSTQQSYKMWAYVGQKYTKGVLECAVDKVTNRSAILRMRFTEKAFRQFGPYRKRCVDVICQSCKSGIAGAQQQIHGLAPAHVRDLSCIANGDDWCEWEFTWTPPVRSSIPVAMWILVAGGTFAYLRVRQPDLPTAESLGLAAVPASLLWWMITTYMRQAAKPLQRLIKDQEQAVDARHEELREAYLEQQSTAVTLRRKVNDLTMLHRAGLLFSSTFDREELLTNVLDTIVRELHYDRAMITQFDRARQVSHDFRVRGLPLEVAEFLRTQEVTVTDPDSVEGRVLLRGEPVLTNNIHEIFDRLHPFNQKLVSMAQVKSFIAVPLKTHDEVIGTLSVDRTHDRALTQDDLDLLITLASQVAIALDNAQAYREIASLNAGLEARVRERTAELEAANARLKQLDRLKSQFLAHVSHELRTPLTSIVGFADNMIEGLVGSLNAKQEQYLTRIKANGTRLARMITDLLDLSRVEAGKLVLSFDHVALPTLAGEVIEQLRPLATAKHLHIDLRSTDPLLRVWADPDRLSQILTNLLDNAIKYTQDGGQVAVELSSLDQDRACIVVSDTGHGIPSEALPKLFDPFFRVQQQERSQTKGLGLGLAIVKDLVDLHGGNITVHSELEKGTRFTVTLPVYPQDASSAARSPAACRRLLVVDDDRDICDLLRDRLESEGFQVLTATDGRAALRMLETASIDGILLDIALPELDGFDVLRQVRTTHPTLPVVMMTAVEALDRAMAAVEAGAQGYLLKPFDAGRLRQSIDRWFTPGPGSSTTLDPSTIR, from the coding sequence ATGACTGAACTCCTCTCCAAAGACCACTCCATCCTTGAACGGCCGTTCATGGAATTCCGTCCGTTCGGTCTCGACGAGCGCGGCGAAAAAATCGGCGACATCAGCGGCGTGATCGTGCAGTCGAACGTGGAATATCTGTGCGACTGTATCTCCCTGGCTGCGGGGCCGGAAGCGGGCGAGCACGCCGTCCAGGAATTGTGCCGCTTACTGAACGGGCGCCTTCGGGACTCCACCTACCATGTCACGCCGGAACAGCTCAAAAATGCGTGGAACAGCTACTCGTACGAATTCGGCTGTTACCTGCGTGAGTTTTGCGAGCAGCTGTCCGGGGACCCGCAATTTCACCTCAAAGTGGCGCGGGTCCGGAAGATCCCCCCGATCATTCAGATTCTCCTCCGCCCCTTCTCGACCCAGCAGAGTTACAAGATGTGGGCCTATGTCGGCCAAAAATATACGAAAGGTGTGTTGGAATGTGCGGTCGACAAGGTCACAAACCGGTCGGCGATTCTGCGCATGAGGTTCACCGAAAAAGCCTTTCGCCAGTTCGGTCCCTACCGCAAACGTTGCGTGGACGTCATTTGCCAGTCCTGCAAATCCGGTATTGCCGGAGCACAACAGCAAATCCATGGCCTCGCGCCGGCCCACGTCCGGGACCTGTCCTGCATCGCGAACGGGGATGACTGGTGCGAATGGGAATTCACCTGGACCCCTCCGGTCCGCAGTTCCATTCCGGTCGCGATGTGGATACTCGTAGCGGGGGGTACCTTCGCGTACCTGCGAGTACGCCAACCGGACTTGCCGACGGCAGAATCCTTGGGGCTCGCTGCGGTGCCGGCGTCGCTCCTCTGGTGGATGATCACCACCTACATGCGGCAGGCGGCCAAGCCGCTGCAACGGTTGATCAAAGATCAAGAGCAGGCCGTCGATGCGCGGCATGAAGAATTGCGCGAGGCTTACCTTGAACAGCAAAGCACAGCCGTCACCTTGCGTCGGAAAGTCAACGACCTCACCATGCTGCATCGCGCCGGGTTGTTGTTCAGTTCTACATTCGACCGTGAAGAGTTGCTCACCAATGTTCTGGATACGATCGTGCGCGAGCTGCACTACGACCGGGCGATGATCACCCAGTTCGATCGCGCCAGGCAGGTGTCGCACGATTTTCGGGTCCGCGGCCTGCCGCTGGAGGTGGCGGAGTTTCTGCGCACGCAGGAGGTGACGGTCACCGATCCGGACAGCGTGGAAGGGAGGGTCTTGCTGCGCGGCGAACCGGTCCTCACGAACAACATCCACGAGATCTTTGACCGGTTGCATCCCTTCAACCAGAAATTGGTCTCCATGGCGCAGGTGAAATCCTTCATTGCCGTCCCGCTCAAGACTCACGATGAAGTGATCGGCACCCTGTCGGTGGATCGCACGCACGATCGCGCACTCACCCAGGACGATCTCGATTTGCTGATCACCCTCGCCAGCCAGGTCGCCATTGCCCTGGACAACGCGCAGGCCTATCGTGAGATCGCCTCATTGAACGCCGGACTTGAAGCGCGGGTGCGGGAACGCACCGCCGAGTTGGAAGCCGCCAATGCGCGCCTCAAGCAGCTGGATCGCCTCAAGTCCCAATTTCTGGCCCACGTGTCCCATGAACTGCGGACCCCGCTCACCAGCATCGTCGGGTTCGCGGACAATATGATCGAAGGGCTCGTCGGCTCGCTGAACGCGAAGCAGGAACAGTACCTGACCCGCATCAAAGCCAACGGCACCAGGTTGGCGCGCATGATCACCGACCTGCTCGATCTGTCTCGGGTGGAAGCAGGCAAACTGGTCCTCTCCTTCGACCATGTGGCCCTCCCAACCCTGGCCGGCGAGGTGATCGAACAACTCCGCCCCCTCGCCACCGCCAAACACCTACACATCGATCTCCGCAGTACCGACCCCCTGCTGCGCGTGTGGGCCGACCCGGACCGGCTCAGCCAGATCTTGACGAACCTGTTGGACAATGCCATCAAGTACACCCAAGACGGGGGACAAGTGGCGGTCGAGCTGTCGAGTCTTGATCAGGACAGGGCTTGTATCGTCGTCAGCGACACCGGCCACGGCATTCCCTCCGAAGCCCTCCCTAAACTCTTCGATCCCTTCTTTCGCGTACAGCAACAGGAACGGAGTCAAACGAAGGGGTTGGGCCTCGGCCTCGCGATCGTCAAGGACCTGGTCGATCTGCATGGCGGCAACATTACCGTTCACAGCGAGTTGGAGAAGGGAACGCGATTTACCGTCACCCTCCCCGTGTATCCGCAAGACGCATCGTCCGCGGCACGGTCGCCTGCCGCCTGTCGCAGGCTCTTGGTGGTGGATGACGACCGAGATATCTGCGATCTCTTGCGAGATCGGTTGGAATCGGAAGGCTTTCAGGTCCTCACGGCGACGGATGGCCGTGCTGCGTTACGGATGCTTGAGACCGCTTCGATCGATGGGATCCTGCTCGACATCGCGTTGCCGGAATTGGACGGTTTTGACGTGCTTCGGCAAGTCCGCACCACACACCCCACCTTGCCGGTGGTGATGATGACGGCAGTGGAGGCCTTGGATCGCGCGATGGCGGCGGTCGAGGCCGGCGCGCAAGGTTACCTGCTCAAGCCGTTCGATGCCGGACGGTTGCGCCAGAGCATCGATCGCTGGTTCACTCCGGGTCCCGGCAGTTCGACCACACTCGATCCCTCGACCATAAGGTAG
- a CDS encoding Methyltransferase type 11 — MMKVQEPPARAEDRPSPEAQAVSTWSGQAREQAVQRMFTAIAGVYDLNNTLLSFGLHHRWKRVTASYVPIVTNGRALDIGAGTADLALLIEPKMGNQGLVVASDLNHAMLAEGLRKVAKHGLRDRITCLQANAEQLGFPDYTFHAVTTGFCMRNVGNLMQAFMEIRRVLRPGGRFVCLEFSHPPYRLLRSLYDWYSFRLLPWIGTKVARDRTGVYEYLPASIRTFPDQERLAALLREAGFRQVEYRNLTGGIVAIHIATK; from the coding sequence ATGATGAAGGTCCAAGAACCACCTGCGCGTGCGGAAGATCGCCCTTCGCCGGAAGCGCAGGCCGTCTCGACCTGGTCTGGCCAAGCGCGCGAACAGGCGGTCCAGCGGATGTTCACGGCCATCGCAGGCGTCTACGACCTCAATAATACCTTATTGAGCTTCGGCCTCCACCACCGCTGGAAACGCGTCACGGCTTCCTATGTTCCTATCGTGACGAACGGTCGGGCACTCGACATCGGGGCCGGCACCGCGGACCTTGCGCTGTTGATCGAACCCAAGATGGGCAACCAGGGCCTTGTCGTTGCCTCCGATTTGAACCATGCCATGCTGGCGGAGGGCTTGAGGAAGGTCGCCAAGCATGGACTTCGCGACCGCATCACCTGCCTCCAGGCCAACGCCGAGCAATTGGGTTTTCCCGACTACACCTTTCATGCCGTAACCACCGGTTTCTGCATGCGCAATGTGGGAAACCTGATGCAGGCGTTCATGGAGATCCGACGGGTCCTGCGGCCCGGCGGGCGTTTTGTCTGTTTGGAATTCTCGCATCCGCCCTACCGCCTGCTCCGGAGCCTCTACGATTGGTATTCGTTTCGTCTATTGCCCTGGATCGGCACAAAAGTCGCGCGCGATCGGACGGGGGTCTACGAATACCTCCCGGCCTCCATCCGCACATTTCCCGATCAGGAACGGCTGGCGGCGCTGTTGCGCGAGGCTGGGTTTCGCCAGGTGGAATACCGAAATCTGACCGGTGGGATCGTGGCGATTCACATTGCGACAAAGTAG
- a CDS encoding Elongator protein 3/MiaB/NifB produces MDSILYIFLPCKKVYPIGVTYLADFIHRRKPEVRQRILDLSLFPESQRSQAIRDAALDFKPDLVCFSWRDIQIFSPHEGDTSLEHAFNFYFASNPIKRVVASFAGLQQLYRYYSHIRANLSYPWLIRKEFPKSQIMIGGGAFTAFADQLIEKLPEGTIGILGEGEDAILKVVNGESLTGERYIIREGKKTLKGEQGAPALLDALTVDLPYLTSIFPQYGAYMEESIGVQTKRGCPYDCAFCLYPYIEGKRVRYRPPAMVVKDLSQHYHQWGARRFWFTDAQFITGREAYPQCTEILERILSEKLEIEWSGYIRTSLITPELAKLMVRSGVGDLEVAITSGSQEVLNNLHMGFKLERLYDGCRYLAEAGFKGKVILNYSLNSPKETEESLLQSVESYKKVAAILGEERVFPLMFFLGIQPNTDLEHRLLEEGYLSAGYNPLMLTPTSIRKLLYNPAPLNKIIAKACLAAWQQKQGSRDPRSWTGSLSQTATPTHQPETAHYADANLIRGIQNNSGRDALLTLEEILRSRRPPRPTASTTEKTAVSPTG; encoded by the coding sequence ATGGACTCCATCCTCTACATCTTCCTCCCCTGCAAGAAGGTCTATCCGATCGGGGTGACCTACCTGGCTGATTTCATCCATCGCCGGAAGCCGGAGGTGCGGCAACGTATCCTCGACCTCTCGCTGTTCCCCGAATCGCAACGCAGCCAGGCGATCCGCGATGCGGCGCTGGATTTCAAACCCGACCTCGTCTGTTTTTCGTGGCGGGACATTCAGATTTTCTCCCCCCACGAAGGCGATACGTCGCTGGAACATGCGTTCAACTTCTACTTCGCCAGCAACCCGATCAAACGTGTGGTGGCGTCGTTCGCAGGCCTGCAGCAGCTCTATCGCTACTACAGCCATATCCGCGCGAACCTGTCGTACCCCTGGTTGATCCGCAAGGAGTTCCCCAAGAGCCAGATCATGATCGGCGGCGGCGCCTTCACGGCCTTTGCCGACCAGTTGATCGAAAAACTGCCGGAAGGCACGATCGGCATTCTCGGCGAGGGGGAAGACGCGATCCTGAAGGTCGTCAACGGCGAATCCCTGACGGGCGAGCGGTACATCATCCGCGAGGGCAAGAAGACGCTTAAGGGTGAGCAGGGTGCCCCGGCGCTCCTCGACGCCTTGACCGTGGATCTGCCCTACCTCACCTCCATTTTCCCTCAGTACGGCGCCTATATGGAGGAATCCATCGGCGTCCAGACCAAACGCGGCTGCCCCTACGACTGCGCCTTTTGCCTCTATCCCTACATCGAAGGGAAGCGCGTGCGGTATCGGCCGCCCGCCATGGTCGTGAAGGACCTCTCCCAGCACTATCATCAGTGGGGTGCCCGCCGGTTCTGGTTCACTGATGCCCAGTTCATCACGGGGAGGGAAGCCTATCCGCAATGCACGGAGATTCTCGAGCGCATCCTGAGCGAAAAGCTGGAGATCGAATGGTCCGGTTACATCCGCACCTCACTGATCACGCCGGAGTTGGCCAAGCTGATGGTGCGATCGGGAGTCGGTGACCTGGAAGTCGCCATCACCTCCGGCTCGCAGGAGGTGCTGAACAACCTGCATATGGGCTTCAAACTCGAACGGCTCTACGACGGCTGTCGGTACCTGGCGGAAGCCGGCTTCAAGGGCAAGGTGATCCTCAATTATTCGCTGAATTCCCCGAAGGAAACGGAAGAGAGCCTGCTCCAAAGTGTCGAGTCCTATAAGAAGGTCGCCGCGATCCTGGGAGAAGAGCGAGTCTTCCCTTTGATGTTCTTCCTCGGCATTCAACCCAATACGGATCTGGAGCACCGGCTGCTGGAGGAAGGGTATCTCTCGGCCGGATACAACCCGCTCATGCTGACTCCGACCAGCATCCGCAAGCTGCTGTACAACCCGGCACCGCTCAATAAGATCATTGCCAAGGCCTGCCTCGCCGCCTGGCAGCAGAAACAGGGCAGCCGTGATCCTCGATCCTGGACCGGGTCCCTGTCTCAAACGGCGACGCCGACTCACCAACCGGAGACGGCGCACTATGCCGACGCCAATCTCATCCGCGGCATTCAAAACAACTCCGGACGGGACGCCCTGCTCACGTTGGAAGAGATTCTCCGGTCGCGCCGCCCCCCTCGCCCGACAGCGTCCACCACAGAAAAGACGGCTGTGAGTCCAACGGGTTAG
- a CDS encoding Radical SAM heme biosynthesis protein AhbD, Fe-coproporphyrin III decarboxylase — MGKSLPVLNFPPLGGKLESLQQQISQFFTPGSTPAAPHDGRTVDDFKPYLVALNLTKRCNLKCDHCYLDATTKAGGGTDELSTEECFRLIDQIAEVNKGCLLVITGGEPLVRPDILDIARHAVALGFIVVFGTNGMLINDRMAKTLVEIGVMGVGISIDSLDPAKHDRFRGVPGAFAGALAGIEACKRNGLQFQVHFSAQPMNYQELPAVVDWAHNLGARVLNVFFMVCTGRGEELTDITPQQYEEVLGYLVDCQDRYKDMLVRARCAPHFKRLAYEKDPNSPLTKATGYMGGGCLAGTNYARVTPNGELTPCPYMPLSAGNVRETSFVDLWERSDVFNSFRYPQLKGKCGDCEYTDICGGCRARPYVDHGDWLDEDQWCLYTPKGGERIKVAFNTPEETDVAWDDASQLRLSRIPYFLRAMVKKGVERHARENGVALITVELMEELRKKRFGNDAPVFKF, encoded by the coding sequence ATGGGCAAATCATTACCGGTGTTGAATTTCCCTCCATTGGGAGGAAAGCTGGAGTCTCTCCAGCAACAGATCTCGCAGTTCTTCACGCCTGGTTCGACTCCGGCGGCGCCTCACGATGGGCGGACCGTCGATGACTTCAAGCCCTACCTCGTCGCACTGAATCTCACCAAGCGGTGCAACCTCAAGTGCGATCACTGCTACCTCGATGCCACGACGAAAGCCGGCGGCGGTACCGACGAACTCAGCACGGAAGAATGTTTCCGCCTGATCGACCAAATCGCCGAGGTGAATAAAGGTTGTTTGCTGGTCATCACCGGCGGCGAACCGCTCGTGCGCCCGGACATTCTCGACATTGCCCGCCACGCGGTAGCCCTCGGTTTTATCGTGGTGTTCGGCACTAACGGCATGTTGATCAACGACCGTATGGCCAAGACCCTGGTCGAGATCGGCGTGATGGGTGTCGGCATCAGCATCGATTCGCTCGACCCGGCGAAGCACGACCGGTTCCGCGGCGTACCAGGCGCCTTCGCTGGCGCCTTGGCCGGTATCGAAGCCTGCAAACGAAACGGTCTTCAATTCCAAGTCCACTTCAGCGCGCAGCCCATGAACTATCAGGAGCTGCCTGCGGTGGTGGACTGGGCCCACAATCTCGGCGCGCGCGTGTTGAACGTGTTTTTCATGGTCTGTACAGGGCGTGGAGAAGAACTGACCGACATCACGCCGCAGCAGTACGAAGAGGTGCTCGGCTATCTCGTGGATTGTCAGGACCGATACAAGGACATGCTGGTGCGGGCCCGCTGCGCTCCGCACTTTAAGCGGCTCGCCTATGAAAAAGATCCCAATTCGCCCCTGACCAAGGCCACCGGCTACATGGGCGGTGGTTGTTTGGCAGGCACGAATTACGCCAGGGTCACGCCGAACGGGGAACTGACGCCCTGCCCTTACATGCCGCTCTCGGCCGGCAACGTGCGCGAAACCAGCTTCGTGGACCTGTGGGAACGGTCGGACGTGTTTAATTCTTTCCGCTATCCGCAACTCAAGGGGAAGTGCGGCGATTGCGAGTATACCGACATTTGCGGCGGGTGCCGGGCGCGCCCCTACGTGGATCACGGCGACTGGCTCGATGAAGACCAGTGGTGCCTCTACACACCCAAAGGCGGCGAGCGCATCAAAGTCGCCTTCAACACGCCGGAAGAAACCGACGTGGCCTGGGACGACGCCTCCCAACTCCGACTCAGCCGCATCCCCTACTTCCTTCGCGCCATGGTCAAGAAAGGCGTTGAACGCCACGCGCGCGAGAACGGGGTCGCCCTCATCACCGTCGAGTTGATGGAAGAACTTCGGAAGAAACGCTTCGGAAACGACGCCCCGGTCTTCAAATTCTAA
- a CDS encoding UspA: protein MYKTIYIPVDNSDHSNTAVDVGVTLAKTYGSKIVGSHVYAAKMHDKRFKQMEAGLPEEYHDEKELDRQRQIHDSLITRGLQIITDSYLDYVDKKCTEANLPVERRSLEGRNWKVLAEDINTNAYDLVIMGALGVGAVKDSVIGSNTERVLRRVRNSDMLIIKQPHPVGAGKIVVAVDGSPYSFGGLMTGLALGKAFNVPVEAISAFDPYFHYAAFHSISGVLNEEAGKVFRFKEQEKLHEEVIDSGLAKIYQSHLDISREIAQAEQTDVKTTLLDGKAFEKIIQYVRKENPWLLIVGRIGVHSDEDMDIGSNTENLLRAASCNILVSNRKYVPPIDTQAEYTIAWTEEALRRMEKIPVFARGVAKTAIHRYAIEKGHTIISNTVVDAAVGHILPKGAMDAMRALGGNLDAAGIDRDKMQADDSVAQDLMGSTLSGMMTQVVEEKPTQSPTTQAYLDRMSQNYFVCDGCGYIGKGDTPVKCPVCSAEGDRFKQVDKTIFEAAAKAEGGLETDVAYDDIPMQWTKDAKEAIRAVPAGFQRRRAKAKIEKSARKLGMITITLEYAAPMIQEAAAEDYTPIFANKGTGTAPQPTVAATGSNGIDTHAANGSAAEPQQAPETVLSPYTWTPDAQARLERAPEGFMRECTKALIEKHADKIGTTVVTLEVATEGIEQAKGYMADAMKTGNLKDMIANLTGKGTA from the coding sequence ATGTACAAGACTATCTACATCCCGGTCGATAATTCCGACCATTCCAATACAGCAGTCGATGTCGGCGTGACGCTGGCAAAAACCTATGGTTCCAAGATCGTGGGCAGCCATGTCTATGCAGCCAAGATGCACGACAAACGATTCAAGCAGATGGAGGCCGGACTTCCCGAGGAATACCACGACGAGAAGGAACTCGACCGGCAACGCCAGATTCATGACTCGCTGATTACCCGGGGGCTCCAGATCATCACGGATTCCTATCTCGACTATGTGGATAAGAAATGCACCGAGGCCAACCTACCGGTGGAACGGCGTTCTCTGGAAGGGCGGAACTGGAAAGTGTTGGCCGAGGACATCAACACCAACGCCTACGACCTCGTGATCATGGGGGCGTTGGGAGTCGGGGCTGTCAAGGACAGCGTGATCGGCAGCAACACCGAGCGGGTGCTCCGGCGCGTTCGCAACTCCGACATGTTGATCATCAAACAACCGCATCCGGTCGGCGCAGGCAAAATCGTCGTCGCCGTGGACGGCAGCCCCTACTCCTTCGGCGGCCTCATGACCGGTTTGGCCTTGGGCAAGGCCTTCAACGTGCCGGTGGAGGCGATTTCCGCCTTCGATCCCTATTTTCATTACGCCGCGTTTCACAGCATTTCCGGTGTCCTCAACGAAGAGGCCGGCAAGGTCTTCCGTTTCAAGGAGCAGGAAAAGCTGCATGAGGAAGTCATCGACAGCGGCTTGGCCAAGATCTATCAGTCACACCTGGATATTTCCCGAGAAATCGCGCAGGCCGAACAGACCGACGTGAAAACGACCCTGCTGGACGGGAAAGCCTTCGAAAAGATCATTCAGTACGTGCGGAAAGAAAATCCCTGGCTTCTGATCGTCGGACGAATCGGTGTCCACAGCGACGAGGACATGGACATCGGCAGCAACACGGAAAACCTGCTGCGCGCAGCCTCTTGCAATATTTTGGTGTCGAATCGCAAGTATGTGCCGCCGATCGATACCCAGGCGGAATACACCATCGCCTGGACCGAAGAAGCCTTGCGCCGCATGGAAAAGATTCCTGTGTTCGCCCGCGGGGTGGCGAAGACCGCCATCCACCGCTACGCCATCGAGAAGGGCCACACGATCATCAGCAACACAGTCGTCGATGCCGCAGTCGGCCATATTCTCCCCAAAGGAGCGATGGACGCGATGCGGGCGCTGGGCGGCAACCTGGATGCCGCTGGAATCGATCGCGACAAGATGCAGGCCGACGATTCGGTCGCGCAGGACCTCATGGGTTCTACTTTGAGCGGTATGATGACCCAGGTCGTGGAAGAGAAACCGACACAAAGCCCCACCACCCAGGCCTATCTGGATCGCATGAGTCAAAACTACTTCGTATGCGACGGCTGCGGCTATATCGGCAAGGGCGACACGCCGGTCAAGTGTCCCGTCTGCAGCGCCGAGGGCGATCGATTCAAACAGGTCGATAAGACGATTTTCGAAGCGGCGGCCAAGGCCGAAGGCGGCCTGGAGACCGATGTGGCCTACGACGACATCCCGATGCAATGGACCAAGGATGCCAAGGAAGCGATCCGTGCCGTGCCGGCCGGATTCCAGCGCCGGCGCGCCAAGGCCAAGATCGAGAAGAGTGCTCGCAAGCTCGGTATGATCACGATTACCCTTGAGTATGCGGCCCCGATGATTCAAGAGGCGGCGGCCGAGGACTACACCCCGATCTTCGCCAACAAGGGCACGGGCACCGCGCCACAGCCGACCGTGGCCGCGACCGGCTCGAACGGCATCGACACCCACGCGGCCAACGGCAGCGCAGCGGAACCGCAGCAGGCTCCTGAAACCGTTCTCTCGCCCTATACCTGGACGCCGGATGCGCAGGCACGCCTGGAGCGCGCACCGGAAGGGTTCATGCGGGAATGCACCAAGGCCTTGATAGAAAAACATGCCGACAAGATCGGCACGACCGTGGTCACCTTGGAAGTGGCGACCGAAGGCATCGAGCAAGCCAAGGGCTACATGGCCGACGCCATGAAGACCGGCAACCTGAAGGATATGATCGCCAACCTGACAGGCAAAGGAACGGCATAG